A genomic region of Phycisphaerae bacterium contains the following coding sequences:
- a CDS encoding DUF1571 domain-containing protein has protein sequence MWPILCALLGLLSGCASQGPAEPQLETARGLAPAEADARAEIVRRAPVAYLERVAANCRALQQYTLHFTRHERRGLFRKLHGPEHIQCWFRRRPFSVRMKWLDPDVKYGESVYVEGAAENKVRFVTRWWSPPLVPPPGVNQVNLYTPVAFGEAKHPLTEFGLERLMERTLAELRAAGRDVVITYAGLEELPPGGPRVHHIRLEYPAARYTTPVQELYCHATTDLPAGTILKFASGDIDASYFYTDVDPHVRLTEHDFLLEAERATLRAEQPPPAPARL, from the coding sequence ATGTGGCCGATACTCTGCGCATTGCTCGGGCTGCTCAGCGGCTGCGCCAGCCAGGGACCCGCGGAACCGCAACTGGAAACGGCGCGCGGCCTTGCACCCGCCGAGGCCGACGCCCGCGCCGAGATCGTCCGCCGCGCTCCAGTGGCGTATCTCGAACGGGTGGCGGCCAATTGCCGCGCGTTGCAGCAGTACACGCTGCACTTCACGCGGCACGAACGCCGCGGGCTGTTTCGGAAGCTGCACGGCCCGGAGCATATCCAATGCTGGTTCCGCCGCCGGCCCTTCAGCGTGCGAATGAAATGGCTCGACCCGGACGTGAAGTACGGCGAAAGCGTGTACGTCGAGGGCGCCGCCGAGAACAAGGTGCGCTTCGTCACGCGCTGGTGGTCGCCGCCGCTGGTTCCGCCGCCCGGCGTCAATCAGGTCAACCTGTATACGCCGGTCGCGTTTGGCGAGGCCAAGCACCCGCTGACCGAGTTCGGCCTCGAACGCTTGATGGAGCGGACGCTGGCGGAGCTGCGCGCGGCGGGTCGCGACGTTGTCATTACGTACGCGGGTCTTGAAGAACTGCCGCCGGGCGGCCCGCGCGTGCATCACATTCGCCTGGAGTACCCCGCCGCGCGGTACACGACGCCGGTGCAGGAGCTGTACTGCCATGCGACCACCGACCTGCCGGCCGGCACGATCCTCAAGTTCGCGTCGGGGGACATTGACGCCAGCTACTTCTACACGGACGTGGACCCGCACGTCCGGCTGACAGAGCATGATTTCCTGCTGGAGGCGGAGCGTGCGACGCTCCGTGCTGAGCAGCCCCCACCCGCGCCGGCCCGACTATGA
- the ribD gene encoding bifunctional diaminohydroxyphosphoribosylaminopyrimidine deaminase/5-amino-6-(5-phosphoribosylamino)uracil reductase RibD produces the protein MTCFTSDDERYLRRALALAMRGQGHVEPNPMVGCVITRGGRVIGEGYHHRFGGPHAEIEALRACAGSPRGATVYVTLEPCCHYGKTPPCTDALLAAGVARVVAPLKDPNVPVAGGGFALLRKAGVRVEVGMCADEAAELNAPFFKLVRARRPWVILKWAQSLDGKIATRTGDAKWISDEVCRRHAHRTRGRLDAILVGLGTVLADDPLLTCRVGRPRRIATRVVLDSSLRTPLGSQLVRTARRTPTLIFHGRQASARRARALVRADCELQPVALTRAGLSLPAILDALGARQMTNILVEGGGRLLGQFFDQRLADELHVYIAPLLIGGRNAPGPLHARGAATVADAWHLPPGARLKPLGNGYFLQCRMH, from the coding sequence ATGACTTGCTTCACGAGTGACGATGAACGCTATCTGCGCCGCGCCCTGGCGCTCGCCATGCGCGGGCAGGGACACGTCGAGCCGAATCCGATGGTCGGGTGCGTGATCACGCGCGGCGGGCGCGTCATCGGGGAAGGCTATCACCACCGTTTCGGCGGTCCGCACGCAGAGATCGAGGCGCTCCGGGCCTGCGCCGGCTCGCCCCGCGGCGCCACGGTGTACGTCACGCTGGAGCCCTGCTGCCATTACGGCAAGACGCCGCCCTGCACGGATGCGCTGCTCGCCGCGGGCGTGGCGCGCGTGGTCGCGCCCCTGAAGGATCCGAATGTGCCGGTCGCGGGCGGCGGTTTTGCGCTGTTGCGCAAGGCCGGGGTACGGGTAGAGGTGGGCATGTGCGCGGACGAGGCCGCGGAGCTGAATGCACCGTTCTTCAAGCTGGTCCGCGCACGCCGGCCGTGGGTGATTCTCAAGTGGGCGCAGAGCCTGGACGGCAAGATCGCGACGCGCACGGGCGATGCGAAGTGGATCAGCGACGAGGTCTGCCGGCGACACGCGCACCGCACGCGCGGGCGACTCGACGCGATCCTGGTTGGCCTCGGCACGGTCCTGGCCGACGATCCGCTGCTGACCTGCCGCGTCGGTCGGCCGCGCCGCATCGCGACGCGCGTGGTGCTGGATTCCAGCCTGCGCACGCCGCTCGGCAGCCAACTCGTGCGGACCGCGCGCCGGACGCCCACACTGATCTTCCATGGGCGCCAAGCTTCGGCGCGCCGGGCCCGCGCGCTGGTCCGTGCCGACTGCGAATTGCAGCCCGTCGCCCTGACGCGCGCCGGTCTGTCGCTGCCCGCCATCCTCGACGCGCTCGGCGCGCGGCAGATGACGAACATCCTGGTTGAAGGCGGCGGCCGGCTCTTGGGGCAGTTTTTCGACCAGCGGCTGGCCGACGAGCTGCACGTCTACATCGCCCCCCTGCTCATCGGCGGCCGCAACGCGCCCGGCCCCCTGCACGCCCGCGGCGCGGCGACCGTCGCCGACGCGTGGCACCTGCCTCCCGGGGCCCGCCTGAAGCCGCTTGGCAACGGGTACTTCCTCCAGTGCCGCATG